One Bacteroidota bacterium genomic window carries:
- a CDS encoding glycosyltransferase family 2 protein, protein MINGQKIVVVLPAYNAAKTLKKTFNEVPFDIVDEVVLVDDASND, encoded by the coding sequence ATGATTAATGGTCAAAAAATAGTTGTTGTTTTACCTGCTTATAATGCTGCAAAAACATTAAAAAAAACTTTTAACGAAGTGCCTTTTGATATTGTTGATGAAGTAGTTCTGGTAGATGATGCAAGTAATGACGA